The following coding sequences lie in one Mycobacterium sp. Z3061 genomic window:
- a CDS encoding PPE family protein: MNFSVLPPEVNSWRMFTGAGSTPMLEAGAAWSALASELDSAASSFSSLTSALTADAWQGPAAQAMMATAAPYAGWLSAAAEQASGTAAQAQAVAGSFEAALAATVHPAAVAANRSGLVNLVLSNIFGQNAPAIAAVESLYEEMWAQDVAAMVGYHAEASAAVAQLVSPAAAALPSFGYGNVGEGNIGFFNEGTLNLGIGNVSPHFTPTDPISTFGGFGIGNRGLENVGLANIGSQNVGAWNNGRLNLGLANTGVGNSGLPLGPLQLLGIGNAGSFNQGLLNTGNYNIGIGLTGDNLIGIGPLHLPRTGGLLPAAAAALPNFGYANVGEGNIGVLNTGTLNLGFGNVSPHFTPTDPISTFGGFGIANDGIENVGLSNTGFQNVGAWNSGSLNLGLVNQGIGNSGLPLGPLQLLGIGNEGNFNQGLLNTGDYNIGIGLRGDHLIGIGPLHISSSALPAAAAAALPNFGYANVGEGNIGVLNTGTLNLGFGNVSPHFTPTDPISTFGGFGIANEGIENVGLSNTGFQNVGAWNSGSLNLGLVNQGIGNSGLPLGPLQLLGIGNEGNFNQGLLNTGDYNIGIGLRGDHLIGIGPLHISSSALPAAAAAALPNYGYGNVGQGNFGFFNDGTLNVGFGNVSPHFTPTDPITLFGGIGIGNNGLDNLGAFNTGSVNIGIGNVSPHFTPSDPLSTFGSFGIANNGMQNVGIANVGTGNSGLPVPLLGLLGVGNNGNWNAGLFNTGNYNIGIGLTGDHLIGIGPLHISR, encoded by the coding sequence ATGAACTTTTCGGTGTTGCCCCCCGAGGTCAACTCGTGGCGAATGTTCACGGGCGCTGGTTCCACTCCGATGCTGGAAGCTGGGGCCGCCTGGAGCGCCCTGGCGTCGGAGCTCGACTCCGCCGCATCGTCCTTTTCGTCTCTGACGTCGGCCTTAACGGCCGATGCCTGGCAGGGTCCCGCGGCTCAGGCGATGATGGCAACCGCCGCCCCGTATGCGGGTTGGTTGAGCGCCGCCGCAGAGCAGGCGTCGGGCACCGCGGCGCAGGCACAGGCGGTGGCGGGCTCTTTCGAAGCTGCCCTGGCGGCGACAGTGCATCCGGCGGCGGTAGCTGCCAACCGTTCCGGACTGGTGAATCTGGTGCTGTCCAACATCTTCGGCCAGAATGCTCCGGCGATCGCGGCGGTCGAGAGCCTGTACGAGGAGATGTGGGCTCAAGATGTCGCAGCAATGGTCGGCTACCACGCAGAAGCGTCGGCGGCGGTGGCGCAACTGGTGTCGCCGGCCGCTGCGGCGCTGCCCAGCTTCGGGTACGGCAATGTCGGCGAAGGCAATATCGGGTTCTTCAACGAGGGGACGCTGAACCTCGGGATCGGCAATGTGAGCCCGCACTTCACTCCGACCGATCCGATCAGCACTTTCGGTGGGTTCGGGATCGGCAACCGCGGGTTGGAGAACGTGGGGTTGGCCAACATCGGCTCGCAGAACGTGGGCGCCTGGAACAACGGCAGGCTGAATCTGGGTCTGGCCAACACCGGCGTCGGCAACTCCGGTCTGCCCCTGGGGCCGTTGCAGTTGTTGGGGATCGGCAATGCGGGCAGCTTCAACCAGGGCCTGCTCAACACCGGCAACTACAACATCGGGATCGGGCTTACCGGCGACAACCTGATCGGCATCGGGCCATTGCACCTACCGAGGACCGGTGGTCTGTTGCCCGCCGCGGCGGCGGCGTTGCCGAACTTCGGTTACGCCAATGTCGGTGAGGGCAATATCGGGGTGCTCAATACCGGGACGTTGAATTTGGGGTTCGGCAATGTGAGCCCGCACTTCACTCCGACCGATCCGATCAGTACCTTCGGTGGGTTCGGGATCGCCAATGACGGCATCGAGAATGTCGGGTTGTCCAACACCGGCTTTCAGAACGTCGGGGCCTGGAACAGCGGCTCACTGAACCTGGGTCTGGTCAACCAGGGCATCGGCAACAGTGGTCTGCCCTTGGGGCCGTTGCAGTTGTTGGGGATCGGCAACGAAGGCAACTTCAACCAGGGCCTGCTCAACACCGGTGACTACAACATCGGGATCGGGCTGCGCGGGGATCACCTGATCGGCATCGGGCCGCTGCACATCAGCAGCAGTGCTTTGCCGGCTGCTGCGGCGGCGGCGTTGCCGAACTTCGGTTACGCCAATGTCGGTGAGGGCAATATCGGGGTGCTCAACACCGGGACGTTGAATTTGGGGTTCGGCAATGTGAGCCCGCACTTCACTCCGACCGATCCGATCAGCACCTTCGGTGGGTTCGGGATCGCCAATGAGGGCATCGAGAATGTCGGGTTGTCCAACACCGGCTTTCAGAACGTCGGGGCCTGGAACAGCGGCTCACTGAACCTGGGTCTGGTCAACCAGGGCATCGGCAACAGTGGTCTGCCCTTGGGGCCGTTGCAGTTGTTGGGGATCGGCAACGAGGGCAACTTCAACCAGGGCCTGCTCAACACCGGTGACTACAACATCGGGATCGGGCTGCGCGGGGATCACCTGATCGGTATCGGGCCGCTGCATATCAGCAGCAGTGCTTTGCCGGCGGCTGCGGCGGCGGCGTTGCCGAACTATGGCTACGGCAATGTCGGGCAGGGCAATTTCGGGTTCTTCAATGACGGCACGCTGAACGTCGGGTTCGGCAATGTGAGCCCGCACTTCACCCCGACCGATCCGATCACCCTGTTTGGTGGGATCGGCATCGGCAACAATGGCCTGGACAATCTCGGGGCATTCAACACCGGCAGTGTAAATATCGGGATTGGCAATGTGAGTCCGCACTTCACCCCGAGCGACCCGTTGAGTACCTTCGGCTCCTTCGGAATCGCCAACAACGGGATGCAGAACGTTGGAATAGCCAACGTCGGGACCGGTAACAGTGGATTGCCGGTGCCGTTGTTGGGCCTGCTCGGGGTGGGCAACAACGGCAACTGGAACGCCGGGTTGTTCAACACCGGAAACTACAACATCGGGATCGGATTGACCGGTGATCACCTGATCGGGATCGGGCCGCTGCACATCAGCCGTTAG
- a CDS encoding DUF167 domain-containing protein: MTESVVVKVKPGSRKGPRVEVGTDGQLTIYVREQAADGKANDAVTRVLAAYLDVPRSRIELISGATSRLKRFRVTR; this comes from the coding sequence ATGACCGAGTCCGTGGTCGTCAAGGTCAAGCCCGGTAGCCGCAAAGGTCCCCGCGTCGAAGTCGGGACGGATGGGCAACTGACTATCTACGTCCGGGAGCAGGCGGCGGACGGCAAGGCCAACGACGCGGTCACCCGCGTGCTGGCCGCTTACCTTGACGTGCCGCGGAGCCGAATCGAGCTAATTTCCGGAGCAACCTCCCGGCTGAAGCGATTCCGTGTCACCAGGTGA
- a CDS encoding CoA ester lyase encodes MAPTLRPRRSVLYLPGNKSRALEKGRTLPADVLILDLEDAVGPDAKTESRTAVCEAVLSGGYGPREVVVRINGLDTDWHDDDLAAVARTNADGVLVPKVESRQQVHDLVTALGALGAPESLQLWVMVETPRAFLRIEEIASASDRLAALVVGTNDLVNELHGLHVPGRGPVLPALSMAVLGARAAGKVVLDGVFNDITDEDGFVTEARQGREMGFDGKTLIHPSQIAPANDAFGPSEKELAHARKVVSAYEEARSAGRSVITVDGRMIENLHVRDAQRILALADLITELQATNG; translated from the coding sequence ATGGCACCGACACTGCGACCCCGCCGATCCGTTCTGTACTTGCCCGGCAACAAGAGCAGGGCCTTGGAGAAGGGGCGAACGCTGCCGGCGGACGTGTTGATCCTCGACCTCGAGGACGCCGTCGGCCCCGACGCGAAGACCGAGTCCAGGACCGCCGTGTGTGAGGCCGTCTTGTCCGGAGGTTACGGACCCCGCGAAGTTGTGGTGCGCATCAACGGTTTGGACACCGACTGGCACGATGACGACCTGGCCGCCGTGGCGCGTACCAATGCCGATGGGGTTTTGGTGCCGAAAGTCGAGTCACGCCAACAGGTTCACGATCTGGTCACCGCGTTGGGCGCCCTGGGGGCGCCGGAATCGCTGCAGCTGTGGGTGATGGTCGAAACACCCAGGGCTTTCCTGCGGATCGAGGAGATCGCCTCGGCGAGCGATCGCTTGGCGGCCTTGGTGGTAGGCACCAACGACCTCGTGAACGAGTTGCACGGCCTGCACGTTCCCGGTCGCGGTCCCGTACTGCCGGCATTGTCAATGGCTGTACTCGGTGCCCGAGCGGCCGGAAAGGTCGTCCTGGACGGAGTATTCAACGACATCACCGACGAGGACGGCTTCGTGACGGAGGCTCGGCAGGGGCGGGAGATGGGCTTCGACGGGAAAACGTTGATCCACCCGTCGCAGATCGCCCCGGCCAACGACGCGTTCGGCCCGTCGGAGAAGGAGCTGGCGCACGCCCGCAAAGTCGTGTCGGCCTACGAGGAGGCCCGATCCGCTGGACGCAGCGTCATCACGGTTGACGGTCGCATGATCGAAAACCTGCACGTGCGCGACGCCCAGCGGATCCTCGCTCTGGCCGATCTGATCACCGAGCTGCAGGCGACTAACGGCTGA
- the zwf gene encoding glucose-6-phosphate dehydrogenase gives MATKKPQTISYPAPEARPHRHDNAPLEPHVIVLFGATGDLAKRKLIPGLAHLDQSDLAPNIQIIATSLEDLSDDEFREIAKGAIDEFGAHKLTPEQWEEFAKILTYVPQDAGAEALANAVAKAEETLGANVRRLHYLSVPPKAAHDVIDMLREAGLVDRSRVVMEKPFGTDFDSAVALNDFVHETFDESQIFRIDHFLGKEAAQNILAFRFANGLFEPIWNRNFIDHIQIDIPETLGLDQRANFYENTGAFRDMVVTHLLQVMAFVVMEPPTALEPRAISEEKNKVFRSMLPIKTSNVVRGQYSGYRQEDGVSKDSDTETFIALKVGVDNWRWAGVPIYLRTGKKMAEGIRIISIAFKEAPRTMFPPGSGVGTQGPDHLTFDLADNSKVSLSFYGKRPGPGMKLDKLSMQFSTQEIDSAADVLEAYERLILDAMRGDHTLFTTAEGIESLWERSQDLLDDPPPAKLYQPGTWGPNAIHQLIAPNAWRLPFEREWRERRTEA, from the coding sequence GTGGCCACCAAAAAACCGCAGACCATCTCGTACCCGGCGCCCGAGGCGCGTCCGCACCGTCACGACAATGCACCGCTGGAACCTCACGTCATCGTGTTGTTCGGCGCGACAGGTGATCTGGCTAAACGCAAGTTGATCCCCGGCCTTGCGCACCTGGACCAGTCGGATCTCGCTCCGAATATTCAGATAATCGCGACGTCACTCGAAGATCTGTCCGACGACGAATTCCGCGAGATCGCAAAAGGTGCGATCGACGAGTTCGGCGCGCACAAACTGACGCCCGAACAGTGGGAAGAATTCGCCAAGATACTCACCTATGTTCCGCAAGACGCCGGAGCCGAGGCGCTTGCGAATGCCGTGGCGAAAGCCGAGGAAACTCTTGGCGCCAACGTGCGAAGGCTCCATTACCTTTCGGTTCCCCCCAAAGCGGCGCACGACGTCATCGACATGCTGCGCGAAGCCGGCCTCGTCGACCGATCGAGAGTGGTGATGGAGAAACCCTTCGGCACCGACTTCGACAGCGCGGTGGCCCTCAACGACTTCGTGCACGAAACCTTCGACGAGTCCCAGATTTTCCGCATCGACCATTTTCTCGGGAAAGAGGCAGCCCAGAATATCCTGGCGTTTCGCTTCGCCAACGGGTTGTTCGAGCCGATCTGGAACCGCAACTTCATCGACCACATTCAGATCGACATTCCCGAAACCCTCGGCCTGGACCAGCGGGCAAACTTCTACGAAAACACCGGTGCCTTCCGGGATATGGTTGTCACACATCTGCTCCAGGTGATGGCGTTCGTCGTGATGGAACCGCCGACGGCCCTGGAACCGCGCGCGATCAGCGAAGAGAAGAACAAGGTCTTTCGGTCGATGCTGCCGATCAAGACCTCGAATGTGGTGCGTGGTCAGTACAGCGGATACCGCCAAGAAGACGGCGTCTCAAAGGATTCCGACACCGAGACCTTCATCGCGCTCAAGGTGGGGGTCGACAACTGGCGCTGGGCGGGGGTGCCGATCTACCTGCGCACGGGCAAGAAGATGGCCGAAGGGATCCGCATCATCTCGATCGCGTTCAAAGAAGCGCCACGAACCATGTTCCCGCCCGGGTCCGGAGTGGGAACGCAAGGTCCCGATCACCTCACGTTCGATCTCGCCGACAACTCGAAAGTGTCGCTGTCCTTCTACGGAAAGCGGCCGGGCCCGGGAATGAAGCTCGACAAGCTCTCGATGCAGTTTTCCACCCAGGAAATCGACTCCGCGGCAGATGTGTTAGAGGCCTACGAGCGGCTCATCTTGGATGCGATGCGCGGTGACCACACGCTGTTCACCACTGCCGAAGGCATCGAATCTCTTTGGGAGCGCTCGCAGGACCTGCTCGATGACCCGCCGCCGGCCAAGCTGTACCAGCCCGGCACCTGGGGTCCCAATGCCATCCACCAGTTGATCGCGCCCAATGCGTGGCGTCTGCCGTTCGAACGGGAGTGGCGCGAACGCCGAACCGAGGCTTGA
- a CDS encoding aldo/keto reductase, giving the protein MSTVPSITLNDGNSIPQLGFGVFQIEPDQTAAAVRAALEVGYRHIDTAEMYGNEKEVGQGIRDAGLDRGEVFITSKLNNGFHRPDDARKAFEATLSALGSDYVDLFLIHWPLATLYDGDFLSTWKTLEEFAADGRARSIGVSNFQPAHLDRLADGSQTVPAVNQIEVHPYFTNEDVRSYGKAHNIATEAWSPIAQGKVLDDEIITGIAKALGKTSAQVVLRWHIQRGDIVFPKSVSAERVRSNFELFDFELSDQHVASISALDQGENGRTGPHPDKFDYIPD; this is encoded by the coding sequence ATGAGCACTGTCCCGTCAATCACGCTCAACGACGGGAACTCGATCCCGCAATTGGGTTTCGGTGTCTTCCAGATCGAGCCGGATCAGACAGCCGCGGCAGTGCGCGCCGCACTCGAGGTCGGCTATCGGCACATCGACACCGCTGAAATGTACGGCAACGAAAAAGAGGTCGGCCAGGGTATCCGTGACGCCGGCCTCGACCGCGGCGAGGTGTTCATCACCAGCAAGCTCAACAACGGTTTTCACCGGCCCGACGACGCGCGCAAGGCGTTCGAGGCGACACTGTCGGCGCTCGGGTCAGACTACGTGGACCTATTCCTCATCCACTGGCCGTTGGCGACGCTGTACGACGGTGACTTCCTGTCGACCTGGAAGACACTCGAGGAATTCGCCGCCGACGGACGCGCCCGTAGCATCGGCGTCTCGAATTTCCAACCGGCCCATCTGGATCGGCTCGCGGACGGCTCACAGACCGTACCCGCCGTCAATCAGATCGAAGTGCACCCGTACTTCACCAACGAGGACGTGCGGTCTTACGGCAAAGCGCACAACATCGCAACCGAGGCATGGTCTCCGATCGCCCAAGGCAAGGTCCTCGACGACGAGATCATCACGGGCATCGCCAAGGCGTTGGGCAAGACCTCTGCCCAGGTCGTGTTGCGCTGGCACATTCAACGCGGTGACATCGTCTTTCCGAAGTCTGTTTCCGCCGAACGGGTGAGGTCGAACTTCGAGCTCTTCGACTTCGAACTCTCCGATCAGCATGTCGCTTCGATCAGCGCGCTGGATCAAGGCGAGAACGGACGCACCGGGCCCCACCCGGACAAATTCGATTACATCCCCGACTGA
- the hrpA gene encoding ATP-dependent RNA helicase HrpA, with amino-acid sequence MARVADPTVSELRRRLDELTIRDAARLRRRLQNLRGGAKPEKLQQLAAQMATAESLVAARRAAVPTVGYPDLPVTERRQEIGEAILRHQVVIVAGETGSGKTTQLPKICLDVGRGVRGTIGHTQPRRLAARTVAQRIADELHSPLGDVVGYTVRFTDQVSDRTLIKLMTDGILLAEIQRDRRLQQYDTLILDEAHERSLNIDFLLGYLRELLPRRPDLKVIVTSATIEPQRFAAHFAGAPIVEVSGRTYPVEIRYRPLELPVSFSAQDDPDDPDHEVIRTETRDEIEAIADAIAELETEPPGDVLVFLSGEREIRDTAEALAGLKHTEVLPLYARLPTAEQQKVFAPHTGRRVVLATNVAETSLTVPGIRYVVDPGNARISRYSRRLKVQRLPIEPISQASAAQRAGRCGRVAPGVCIRLYSEEDFSLRPRYTEPEILRTNLASVILQMAALQLGDIEQFPFLDPPDRRSIRDGVQLLQELGAFDEQGVITDLGRRLARLPLDPRLGRMILQADTEGCVREILVLAAALTIPDPRERPIDREEAARQSHARFADEHSDFVAYLNLWRYLRSQRKELSGSAFRRMCRKEFLHYLRIREWQDLVGQLRSIARDLGIVESDEAADPARVHAALLAGLLSHVGMRREDTREYLGARNARFVLAPGSVLTKRPPQWVVAAELVETSRLYGRTAARIQPEIVERVAGQLVQRTYSEPHWDAKRGEVLAYERVTLYGLPLVARRRVGYAGVEPALARELFIRHALVEGDWQTRHHFFRDNARLRTELEELEERARRRDLLIGDDDIYAWYDARIPADVVSARHFDGWWKKQRHRTPELLTFSRQDLLRANDNGADDDRPDTWSTGDAALALTYRFEPGATDDGVTVHVPIDVLARLGGDEFAWQVPALREELVTALIRSLPKDLRRNFVPAPDTARAVLAGINPAGEPLLTALQRELRRRTGVVVPIEAFDLEKLPAHLRVTFAVESADGTEVARGKDLHVLQERLAAPARQAVAHAVAGELERTGLRSWPEEMAELPRVVERAVDGRSVRGFPAFVDAGTAVDLRVFTSTVEQDSAMSPGLRRLVRLSVPSPIKSVERQIDPRTRLILGTNPDGSLSALLDDCADAAADALTPRPVWTRDAFTALRERVAADLVRTTVAIVGRSAKVLSAAQEIQLRLPDEPPAAQSEAISDVRAQLDRLLPPGWVTATGATHLDDLARYLTAINRRLEKLPQALQGDRDRMRRVHGVQDAFDELLRTLPAGRATATDVRDIGRQIEELRVSMWAQQLGTPRPVSEQRIYRAIEAARERT; translated from the coding sequence CTGGCCCGAGTGGCCGATCCGACCGTCAGCGAGTTGCGCAGGCGTCTCGATGAGCTGACGATCCGCGACGCCGCCCGCCTGCGCAGGCGTCTGCAGAATCTTCGCGGCGGCGCCAAGCCCGAGAAACTGCAACAACTCGCCGCGCAGATGGCCACCGCAGAGTCGCTGGTGGCTGCCCGCCGGGCCGCGGTGCCGACGGTCGGCTACCCCGACCTCCCTGTCACCGAGCGGCGCCAGGAGATCGGCGAAGCGATACTCAGGCACCAGGTGGTCATCGTCGCCGGCGAGACCGGTTCCGGCAAGACGACCCAACTGCCGAAAATCTGCCTCGATGTCGGCCGGGGCGTGCGCGGCACCATCGGCCACACCCAGCCCCGCCGGCTGGCCGCTCGGACCGTCGCGCAACGTATCGCCGACGAACTGCACAGCCCACTCGGTGACGTTGTCGGCTACACCGTCCGTTTCACCGACCAGGTCAGCGACCGCACCCTGATCAAGCTGATGACCGACGGCATCCTGCTCGCCGAGATCCAGCGCGACCGCCGCCTGCAGCAGTACGACACACTCATCCTCGACGAAGCACACGAACGCAGCTTGAACATCGACTTCCTGCTCGGATACCTGCGCGAGCTGCTGCCCCGCCGGCCCGACCTGAAGGTGATCGTCACCTCGGCGACCATCGAACCGCAGCGCTTCGCAGCGCATTTCGCCGGAGCACCGATTGTCGAAGTGTCCGGGCGGACCTATCCGGTGGAAATCCGCTACCGGCCCCTGGAGTTGCCCGTTTCCTTTAGCGCACAGGATGATCCAGACGACCCGGATCATGAAGTCATCCGCACGGAAACGCGTGATGAGATCGAGGCGATCGCCGACGCAATCGCAGAACTGGAGACAGAGCCACCTGGCGACGTTCTGGTGTTCCTCTCCGGTGAGCGCGAAATCCGGGATACCGCAGAGGCATTGGCCGGGCTGAAACATACCGAAGTGCTTCCGCTCTACGCCCGGCTTCCTACCGCCGAGCAGCAGAAGGTTTTCGCGCCCCACACCGGACGCCGGGTGGTGCTGGCGACCAATGTCGCCGAGACATCGCTGACCGTGCCCGGGATCCGTTACGTCGTCGACCCGGGCAACGCCCGGATCTCGCGCTACAGCCGCCGATTGAAGGTTCAGCGACTGCCCATCGAACCAATCTCGCAGGCCTCCGCCGCGCAGCGCGCCGGACGATGCGGGAGGGTCGCGCCCGGGGTGTGTATCCGCCTCTACTCCGAGGAGGACTTCTCCCTCCGCCCCCGCTACACCGAACCGGAAATACTGCGGACCAACCTGGCTTCGGTGATATTGCAGATGGCAGCACTACAACTCGGGGACATCGAGCAGTTCCCTTTTCTGGACCCACCGGATCGGCGCAGCATCCGTGACGGGGTGCAGCTGTTGCAGGAACTCGGTGCTTTCGACGAGCAGGGCGTCATCACCGACCTCGGCCGTCGACTCGCGAGGCTGCCCCTCGACCCCCGGCTGGGCCGGATGATCCTGCAGGCCGACACCGAAGGCTGCGTGCGCGAAATCCTGGTACTGGCAGCCGCACTGACGATTCCCGACCCACGCGAACGGCCCATCGACCGTGAGGAGGCGGCTCGCCAGAGCCATGCCCGCTTCGCCGACGAACATTCCGACTTCGTTGCCTACCTCAACCTCTGGCGATATCTGCGCAGTCAGCGGAAAGAATTGTCTGGCAGTGCTTTTCGGCGGATGTGCCGAAAGGAGTTTCTGCACTATCTGCGCATCCGGGAGTGGCAGGATCTGGTGGGGCAACTGCGCAGCATCGCCCGAGACCTGGGAATCGTGGAGTCCGACGAAGCGGCCGATCCGGCCCGGGTTCACGCGGCGCTGCTCGCCGGGCTGCTGTCGCATGTGGGTATGCGCCGGGAGGACACGCGCGAGTACCTGGGCGCACGCAACGCACGTTTCGTGCTCGCGCCGGGCTCGGTGCTGACCAAGCGTCCTCCGCAGTGGGTCGTGGCGGCCGAACTAGTGGAAACGAGCCGCCTGTACGGCCGCACCGCCGCGCGCATCCAGCCCGAGATCGTCGAGCGAGTCGCAGGCCAGCTTGTGCAGCGCACGTACAGCGAACCGCACTGGGACGCCAAACGCGGCGAGGTGCTGGCCTATGAGCGGGTCACGCTCTACGGGCTGCCGCTGGTGGCGCGCCGCAGAGTCGGGTATGCCGGGGTGGAACCGGCGCTGGCGCGGGAACTGTTCATCCGGCACGCGCTCGTGGAAGGCGACTGGCAGACCCGTCACCACTTCTTCCGCGACAACGCGCGGCTCCGTACGGAACTCGAGGAGCTGGAGGAGCGGGCCCGCCGCCGCGACCTGCTCATCGGTGACGACGACATCTATGCGTGGTACGACGCCCGCATCCCCGCTGACGTCGTGTCCGCGCGGCACTTCGACGGGTGGTGGAAGAAACAACGGCACCGGACGCCGGAGCTGCTGACCTTCAGCCGCCAGGATTTGTTGCGCGCCAACGACAACGGCGCCGACGACGATCGCCCGGACACCTGGAGCACCGGCGACGCCGCGCTCGCGTTGACCTACCGCTTCGAACCGGGTGCCACCGACGACGGTGTCACCGTGCATGTCCCGATCGACGTGTTGGCCCGCCTCGGTGGTGACGAATTCGCCTGGCAGGTGCCCGCATTGCGCGAGGAACTGGTGACGGCCCTTATCCGCTCACTGCCAAAAGATCTGCGGCGCAACTTTGTTCCCGCTCCCGACACCGCCCGGGCGGTACTGGCCGGCATCAACCCAGCCGGCGAGCCGTTACTCACGGCGTTACAGCGCGAATTGCGCAGGCGTACCGGTGTCGTGGTGCCGATCGAGGCCTTCGACCTGGAGAAGCTGCCCGCCCATCTGCGGGTGACATTCGCCGTCGAGTCCGCGGACGGCACCGAGGTCGCACGCGGAAAGGATCTGCACGTGCTGCAGGAGCGACTTGCGGCGCCGGCGCGTCAAGCCGTCGCGCACGCGGTCGCCGGCGAGTTGGAACGGACCGGGTTGCGTTCCTGGCCCGAGGAGATGGCAGAACTGCCCCGGGTCGTCGAGCGTGCCGTCGACGGACGCTCCGTACGCGGCTTTCCCGCCTTCGTCGACGCGGGCACTGCTGTCGACCTACGCGTGTTCACCAGCACCGTCGAGCAGGACAGCGCGATGAGTCCCGGCCTCCGCCGACTGGTTCGGCTCAGTGTGCCGTCGCCGATCAAATCGGTTGAACGCCAGATCGATCCACGGACCCGGCTGATCCTGGGAACGAACCCGGACGGGTCGCTGTCCGCCCTCCTCGACGACTGTGCCGACGCGGCGGCCGATGCCCTGACGCCGCGGCCGGTGTGGACGCGCGATGCGTTCACCGCGCTGCGGGAGCGGGTGGCGGCGGACCTGGTGCGGACGACCGTCGCCATCGTAGGGCGTAGCGCCAAGGTCTTATCGGCCGCGCAGGAAATTCAACTGCGGCTGCCCGATGAGCCGCCGGCGGCACAGTCCGAAGCAATCTCTGACGTGCGGGCGCAACTCGATCGGCTTCTGCCACCTGGCTGGGTCACAGCCACCGGCGCCACACATCTTGATGACCTGGCCCGCTACCTGACGGCAATCAACCGGCGGCTGGAAAAGCTGCCGCAAGCGCTACAGGGGGACCGGGATCGGATGCGGCGGGTGCACGGCGTACAGGACGCCTTCGATGAACTGCTGCGTACCTTGCCCGCCGGCCGGGCGACGGCGACCGACGTCCGCGACATCGGCCGCCAGATTGAGGAGCTGCGGGTGAGCATGTGGGCTCAGCAGCTCGGTACCCCCCGTCCGGTGAGCGAACAACGCATCTATCGAGCGATTGAGGCTGCCCGCGAGCGGACCTGA
- a CDS encoding class I SAM-dependent methyltransferase: protein MSSFGSARADGDSWDLASSVGATATMVAAARALASREPDPLLNDRFAEPLVRAVGHPFFTRMLDGEIPLEDDEMPMTYQQRREQMTVRTRFFDDFLTAATRDGIRQAVILAAGLDARAYRLSWPEGTVVFEVDQPEVITFKSLTLAQIGEEPAAERRPVGIDLREDWPKALCDNMFDTTEPTAWIAEGLLPYLPPEAQDRLLDNITALSARGSRLATENISDMSVFTDERARNMRAGWRKHGLDIDVAELVWMGERQQAADYLTAAGWSVTRYPTEQVYAQYGFALPDNEILARFRDTVSYISAELS from the coding sequence ATGTCATCGTTTGGTTCGGCGCGCGCCGATGGGGACAGTTGGGACCTCGCATCCAGCGTCGGGGCCACCGCGACCATGGTCGCGGCCGCCCGGGCGCTGGCCTCCCGGGAACCGGATCCCCTGCTGAACGATCGATTCGCCGAACCGCTGGTGCGCGCCGTCGGGCATCCGTTCTTCACCCGCATGCTGGACGGCGAAATACCGCTCGAAGACGACGAAATGCCGATGACGTATCAACAGCGGCGCGAGCAGATGACGGTGCGCACGCGGTTCTTCGACGACTTCTTGACTGCCGCAACCAGGGATGGCATACGCCAGGCGGTGATCCTGGCCGCCGGACTCGACGCGCGGGCCTACCGCTTGTCCTGGCCGGAGGGCACGGTGGTGTTCGAGGTCGACCAGCCCGAGGTCATCACCTTCAAGAGCCTGACCCTGGCCCAGATCGGCGAAGAACCGGCCGCCGAGCGGCGTCCGGTTGGCATCGACCTCCGCGAGGACTGGCCGAAGGCCTTGTGTGACAACATGTTCGACACCACTGAACCGACCGCGTGGATCGCCGAAGGGCTGCTCCCCTATCTCCCGCCGGAAGCTCAGGACCGGTTGCTGGACAACATCACCGCACTCAGTGCACGGGGCAGCCGGCTGGCGACGGAGAACATCAGCGACATGAGCGTCTTCACCGACGAACGTGCCCGGAACATGCGTGCCGGCTGGCGCAAACACGGGCTGGATATCGACGTCGCCGAGCTGGTATGGATGGGCGAGCGTCAGCAGGCCGCGGACTACCTGACCGCCGCCGGCTGGTCAGTCACCCGTTACCCGACCGAGCAGGTGTACGCCCAGTACGGTTTTGCGCTGCCGGACAATGAGATTCTGGCGCGGTTTCGCGACACCGTGAGCTATATCAGCGCCGAACTGAGCTGA